The Acutalibacter muris genomic sequence ATATCACAGTATCTGTCTGGGCTTGGTATAGCAGTGTACAGTCTTATTAAATTCCCTCAGCTTCGTCCCGGAAAGCAAATGCGCATAAGCCTTCAAAGTGTTAAATCTATTTCAAGCTTCTCAGTGCTGACTTGTGTGCAGCAGTCGGTCATGAACCTGGGCATTTTGATGGTGCAGGGGCTGGTCAACAGCTTCGGTCCTACGGTCATGGCGGCATTTGCAGCGGCGGTGAAGGTAGATGCCTTCGCTTATATGCCGGTGCAGGACTTCGGCAACGCCTTCTCCACCTTCATCGCCCAGAACTACGGCGCAGGGGAAAAGGAGAGGATAAGAAAAGGGCTTCGTTCCGCAGTGCTGGCAGCGTTTATCTTCTGTACAGCTGTGTCCCTGCTGGTGTTTATCTTTGCAGGGCTCCTGATGGGGCTGTTTGTAGACGCCGGAGAGAGCGCAATAATTGCCGAGGGCGTTGCGTATCTGCGCATAGAGGGGGCGTTCTACTGGGGCATCGGCTGTCTTTTCCTGCTGTATGGCCTGTATAGGGGCCTTGGCAGGCCAGGGATGTCCGTGGTGCTGACGGCGGTATCTCTGGGCACCAGGGTGGCGCTGGCATATATCCTGTCGGGCCTGGTGGGCGTAACGGGCATATGGTGGTCCGTCCCCATAGGCTGGGTGCTGGCAGATATTGTGGGCTTGGCTTACTACATGCTGAAGGTAAAAGAGCCGAAAATAAAGGGGGAGACGCAAAAATAGCGGGTACAGAAACGCATCCGCCAAAAAGTTACACACACGCAAAAGTTCCTGGAATCGAAGATTCCAGGAACTTGGGGACTTGGGCCACGGACTACACAAACGAAAACCTTGGACCCTGCGGGTCCAAGGTTTTGGTGCCGCTGACCGGACTTGAACCGGTACGGCATCGCTGCCGAGGGATTTTAAGTCCCTTGTGTCTGCCATTCCACCACAGCGGCTCATCTGTAATATTTTAACATGTACCGAAGAAAAAATCAAGTACGGCGGGAAATTTTACCCCTAAAAATTTTTGAAAAAACTTCTTGAAAATATTTGCTTTCCAGCCAGGAATATAGTATACTACTAACAGAAGAGGGCCCTCATATGGGTGGCCCCAATTATCGTAAAGGAGCATTTGCTTATGTATTATCTGGGAATCGACCTGGGCGGTACCAATATCGCCGTGGGAGTTGTGGACGAGGACTGTAAAATAGTCGCTAAGGCCAGCTCCTCCACTGCCACCGAAAACGCCGAGCAGATAGCCGACGCCATGGCCGCCACTGCCAGGCAGGCTCTTGAAAAGGCCGGGATCACTCTTAACGATGTGCCCTGGGTGGGCTTGGGCTCTCCTGGTACGATCAATAAGGCCACGGGCATTATTGAGTACGCCAATAATCTCCCCTTCCTAAACACCCCCATGCAGAAGATGCTCTCCGAGCGCCTGGACGGCAAGCAGGTTTATATGGAGAACGATGCCAATGCTGCGGCCTTTGGCGAGTACATGGCTGGGGCCCTCAAGGGGGCGCAGGTCGCCATGGCCATTACCCTTGGCACAGGCGTGGGCGGCGGCATCATTATCGATGGCAAGATTTTCTCCGGCAGCAACTTCGCCGGGGCAGAGCTTGGCCACACTGTAATAGTTGCCGACGGCTGGCCCTGTACCTGCGGGCGCCTTGGCTGCTGGGAGGCCTACGCTTCTGCTACCGGCCTTATCAAGCGCACCAAGAAGCATATGCAGGACGCGCCAAAGGGGTCTGCCCTCTGGAACCAGGTGGGCGGCGACATCGATAAGGTCAATGGCCGCACTGCCTTTGACGCTATGCGCCAGGGCGACCCGGTGGGACAGAAGATAGTAGACGAGTACATAAAATATCTGAGCGTGGGACTTATCAACATGATCAATATCTTCCAGCCCAACATACTGTGTGTGGGCGGCGGCGTTGGCAACGAGGGCGAGAGTCTGCTGGAGCCTGTGCGCGCGATAGTTGAGAAGGAGCAGTACGGCCATAATCCCGACGCGGCCACCAAGATCTGCAAGGCTCAGCTGGGTAACGACGCGGGCATAATCGGCGCGGCCATGCTGGGCAAGGAAGGTTGAGCCTATGTCTGTAGAAGTAAAAGAGTTTGGGATTCTGCCGGACGGCAGGCCTGCACATGCCTATACCCTGAAGGGCAAGGGGAATTTAGAGCTGACCGCCAGCGACTACGGCTGCCGTATACTGCACCTGATGGCCCCGGACAGGGACGGCAGAAGGGGGGATATGCTGCTTGGACATAATACCCTTGAGGGATACCTGGGTAAAAACTTTCAGGGGGCCACGATAGGCCGTGTGGGCAACCGTATAGGCGGCGCGTGTTTTACCCTTGAGGGCCAGGAGTATCACCTGGCAAAGAACGACGGAGAGAATTCCCTTCATGGTGGGCCAGGGGGGTTCCATCAGGCCCTCTGGCAGGCTGAGGTGAGGGACGGCGACGAGCCTGAGATCATCTTCACCTTAGAGAGTCACGACGGCGAGGAGGGCTTTCCCGGGAACATAAGGGTGCAGGTGATCTATAGGCTGGACGAGGAGGATTCCTTGCTTATC encodes the following:
- a CDS encoding MATE family efflux transporter, which produces MNQDLTQGPVVGGLLRFAVPMILGDLLQQCYNIADTLIIGRCLGPNALAAVGSSFTLMTFLTSILLGLCMGSGTVFSIRFGQRDQAGLREGVFAAFALVAGLTVVLIAAAFATLKDIRLFLNVPGAVWGMMREYLFVIYTGILAVFLYNFFASFLRAVGNSVVPLAFLAVSALLNIVLDLWFVIGLEWGVPGAAAATVISQYLSGLGIAVYSLIKFPQLRPGKQMRISLQSVKSISSFSVLTCVQQSVMNLGILMVQGLVNSFGPTVMAAFAAAVKVDAFAYMPVQDFGNAFSTFIAQNYGAGEKERIRKGLRSAVLAAFIFCTAVSLLVFIFAGLLMGLFVDAGESAIIAEGVAYLRIEGAFYWGIGCLFLLYGLYRGLGRPGMSVVLTAVSLGTRVALAYILSGLVGVTGIWWSVPIGWVLADIVGLAYYMLKVKEPKIKGETQK
- a CDS encoding ROK family protein, with product MYYLGIDLGGTNIAVGVVDEDCKIVAKASSSTATENAEQIADAMAATARQALEKAGITLNDVPWVGLGSPGTINKATGIIEYANNLPFLNTPMQKMLSERLDGKQVYMENDANAAAFGEYMAGALKGAQVAMAITLGTGVGGGIIIDGKIFSGSNFAGAELGHTVIVADGWPCTCGRLGCWEAYASATGLIKRTKKHMQDAPKGSALWNQVGGDIDKVNGRTAFDAMRQGDPVGQKIVDEYIKYLSVGLINMINIFQPNILCVGGGVGNEGESLLEPVRAIVEKEQYGHNPDAATKICKAQLGNDAGIIGAAMLGKEG